The Nonlabens spongiae genome contains a region encoding:
- a CDS encoding ABC transporter ATP-binding protein: MIELKNIYKWVKQGGNRIFLLNDLNLRVKEGEFISIMGPSGSGKSTLLNVIGMLDGFQEGSYEFLGEPVHKLKEKQLSRLYKEHIGFVFQAYHLIDELTVYENIETPLLYKNVKSSERKARVADILDRFNIVGKKDLFPNQLSGGQQQLVGVARALVARAKLILADEPTGNLNSQQSNEIMELFKNLNQNEGVTIIQATHSESNAAYGTRTIHLLDGMRNRKLEG, encoded by the coding sequence ATGATTGAACTGAAAAACATTTACAAGTGGGTCAAACAAGGTGGCAACCGCATCTTTTTACTCAATGATCTGAATTTAAGGGTGAAAGAAGGGGAGTTCATTTCCATCATGGGACCATCGGGATCGGGAAAATCTACTTTGCTGAACGTTATCGGGATGCTGGATGGGTTCCAGGAAGGAAGTTATGAGTTTCTAGGAGAACCAGTGCACAAGCTCAAGGAAAAGCAGTTGTCCAGACTCTATAAAGAACACATAGGTTTTGTATTTCAGGCTTATCACCTGATCGATGAGCTCACGGTTTATGAAAACATCGAGACGCCCCTACTCTATAAAAACGTCAAGAGCAGTGAGCGCAAAGCCCGTGTTGCTGACATCCTGGACCGGTTTAACATCGTAGGTAAAAAAGATCTTTTTCCAAATCAACTCAGCGGAGGCCAGCAGCAGCTTGTGGGAGTCGCTCGAGCTCTCGTTGCAAGAGCCAAACTCATCCTCGCCGATGAACCTACTGGAAACCTCAACTCGCAACAGAGCAACGAAATCATGGAGCTGTTCAAGAATCTAAATCAAAATGAGGGTGTCACCATAATTCAAGCGACACACTCTGAATCTAATGCTGCCTACGGAACACGTACGATCCACCTGCTGGATGGGATGCGTAATAGAAAGCTGGAGGGTTAG
- a CDS encoding ABC transporter permease, with protein MLKNYLKIAWRSLWKQKFFSVINIISLSIGLSASLVIGMMVYHDFTFDRFHKNGEHIYRAVSDLEFGDDAFGNPGTPIPLGETMLAEYPEVEKKAHFILYNPAKITALSTQKTSKINDRVIFAESSYFSIFDYEWLAGNPETALSTPNNVVLTQQKAAYYFPNLSPEEIIGQTLDYTEFQANVSGIVADFENNSDLVFTEFIAYETVSQSDLKGMSEQGFDSINSSSQLYVQLRPDADVASINKRLATLAESQWDEESIEFGMKSWYKLQPLSDIHFNTKYGIYDYSRNQANKTVLTSLGFVALFLLLLGVVNFINLNTASATQRAREIGVRKTLGSSRGQLIRQFLGETFLLTLLSIALSVGLSYWLIQIFSDYIVDAISLGLLLKPVVLMGILVLLLVVTFAAGFYPSLVLSSFKPSKVLKGEYSSTSGNPTIRKGLTVFQFGVAQVFIIGSLLVGRQIHFVLNQDMGFEKENRLFVQMPWGEKDFSKKAALQIELSKISGVEMTSLGSMPPASMSTHVNLMKINHDGQEYKTEVRMQYGDTEYLELYNIDLLAGRVPLNDTIAEFVLNEKATKILGFNSPEEIINQQVTYDDKKITVVGVMKDFHQASAKNEIMPLAFTGDLSRSGWGYFSTVHLKTAANSDISDIIDRIESTYLSIFPDSDVSVGFLDESIERFYREDQRLSKLLNWATGLSILISCLGLLGLVVHTTERRRKEIGVRKVLGATVAQINLLLCRDFVILILIAFLIAAPIAYYFIQDYLNDFVFRTDISIWIFLGSIAAMTVIALAVMSIKTVSTAMRNPVESLKTE; from the coding sequence ATGCTTAAAAACTACCTTAAAATAGCTTGGAGAAGCCTCTGGAAGCAGAAATTCTTTTCAGTAATCAATATTATAAGCCTTTCCATAGGCCTTAGTGCCTCGTTGGTAATAGGCATGATGGTGTATCACGATTTTACATTTGATCGTTTTCATAAAAATGGTGAGCACATTTATAGGGCGGTAAGCGATTTAGAATTTGGTGATGATGCTTTCGGTAACCCGGGAACTCCTATTCCACTGGGTGAAACCATGCTCGCAGAATATCCCGAAGTGGAGAAAAAAGCGCACTTTATTCTTTATAACCCTGCAAAAATCACCGCACTCAGCACTCAAAAAACCAGCAAGATCAACGATAGGGTCATTTTTGCAGAAAGTAGCTATTTCTCAATTTTTGACTATGAATGGCTTGCCGGTAATCCAGAAACAGCGCTCAGCACTCCGAACAATGTGGTTCTCACCCAGCAAAAGGCAGCCTACTATTTCCCTAATTTATCACCTGAAGAGATAATAGGGCAAACTCTGGACTACACAGAATTTCAAGCTAATGTTTCTGGCATTGTAGCTGATTTTGAGAACAATTCTGATCTGGTTTTTACAGAATTCATTGCCTATGAAACGGTGAGCCAGAGTGACCTTAAAGGCATGAGCGAGCAAGGATTTGACAGCATTAATTCCAGTTCACAACTTTATGTGCAATTGCGACCTGATGCAGATGTTGCTTCGATCAACAAAAGATTGGCAACCCTCGCTGAATCACAATGGGATGAAGAGTCCATAGAATTCGGTATGAAGTCATGGTATAAGCTCCAACCGTTATCTGACATTCATTTCAATACTAAATATGGTATTTATGATTACAGCCGGAACCAAGCCAACAAAACAGTTCTTACCTCATTAGGTTTCGTTGCGCTTTTCCTTCTTTTGCTGGGCGTCGTAAATTTTATCAATCTAAACACCGCCAGTGCAACCCAAAGAGCGCGCGAGATAGGGGTACGTAAAACACTGGGTAGTTCAAGAGGCCAACTCATAAGACAGTTTCTAGGCGAGACTTTCTTACTCACCTTGCTCTCCATAGCGTTATCCGTAGGCTTATCCTATTGGTTGATCCAGATATTCTCTGATTATATTGTAGATGCTATTAGTCTAGGTCTTTTATTAAAACCTGTTGTTCTGATGGGGATATTAGTGTTGCTTCTAGTGGTCACATTTGCCGCAGGGTTTTATCCGTCCCTTGTTTTGTCAAGTTTTAAACCCAGTAAAGTTCTCAAAGGAGAATATTCATCTACAAGTGGCAATCCAACTATACGTAAAGGACTGACGGTTTTTCAATTTGGTGTAGCTCAGGTATTCATCATCGGTTCCCTTCTTGTGGGTCGACAGATACATTTTGTATTAAATCAGGATATGGGTTTTGAAAAAGAAAACCGCCTATTTGTACAGATGCCGTGGGGCGAGAAAGATTTTAGCAAAAAAGCCGCACTTCAGATTGAATTGAGCAAAATATCAGGTGTTGAGATGACCAGTCTGGGTAGCATGCCTCCAGCGAGTATGAGTACCCATGTGAACTTGATGAAAATCAATCACGACGGTCAGGAATACAAAACTGAGGTGCGCATGCAGTACGGCGATACAGAATATCTTGAATTGTACAATATTGACTTACTGGCCGGTAGAGTACCGCTCAATGATACCATCGCTGAATTTGTCCTTAATGAAAAAGCTACAAAGATTCTAGGCTTCAACTCACCTGAGGAAATTATCAATCAGCAAGTGACTTATGATGACAAAAAGATTACCGTTGTAGGAGTGATGAAAGATTTTCATCAGGCCTCTGCCAAAAATGAAATTATGCCACTTGCTTTTACGGGAGACCTATCGCGCAGCGGCTGGGGATACTTCAGCACAGTGCACCTTAAAACTGCGGCAAATTCAGATATTTCCGACATCATTGATCGGATAGAAAGCACATATCTCTCTATTTTTCCTGATAGCGATGTTAGTGTAGGCTTTCTAGACGAGAGCATTGAACGATTTTACCGTGAAGACCAGCGCCTGTCTAAATTGCTCAACTGGGCAACAGGACTGTCTATTTTGATCAGTTGTCTTGGATTACTCGGGCTCGTGGTACATACCACCGAGCGACGTCGCAAAGAGATAGGAGTACGTAAGGTTCTGGGCGCCACCGTGGCGCAGATCAATTTATTGTTGTGTAGAGATTTTGTCATTCTGATTTTAATCGCCTTCTTAATCGCCGCACCCATCGCATACTATTTCATTCAGGATTATCTCAACGATTTTGTATTCCGTACGGACATCAGTATTTGGATTTTCTTGGGCAGCATCGCCGCAATGACCGTAATTGCTCTCGCGGTAATGAGTATTAAAACCGTTTCAACCGCAATGAGAAATCCGGTGGAAAGTTTAAAAACGGAATGA
- a CDS encoding Uma2 family endonuclease, with translation MKPVTDFSSLDLKKRYTYADYLTWEFSERVELIKGWIHKMSPAPKRWHQKAETVLSSKFYSHFENHSCEVYHSPFDVRLVKNKGQKDQEIDTVVQPDICLVCDPSKLDDAGCKGAPDLIIEILSESTSKKDYNEKFNLYQENGVKEYWLVQPELFYIEIYALENDIYERFGLFEKRNSPDLVSGKLFPDLKVSMAEVFAR, from the coding sequence ATGAAGCCAGTAACCGATTTTTCTTCACTTGATCTTAAAAAACGCTACACCTATGCAGATTATCTGACGTGGGAGTTTAGCGAGCGGGTGGAATTGATCAAAGGCTGGATTCATAAAATGAGTCCGGCACCCAAGCGATGGCATCAAAAAGCTGAAACTGTTCTTAGTTCAAAGTTTTACAGTCACTTTGAAAATCATTCTTGCGAGGTGTACCATTCCCCTTTTGATGTACGTTTAGTTAAAAACAAAGGCCAGAAAGATCAAGAAATAGACACGGTTGTTCAACCAGACATCTGCCTCGTTTGCGACCCTAGCAAACTTGACGATGCGGGTTGCAAAGGCGCACCCGATCTCATTATCGAAATTCTCTCAGAGTCAACTTCAAAGAAGGATTACAATGAGAAGTTTAATCTATATCAGGAAAATGGTGTAAAGGAATATTGGTTGGTTCAACCAGAATTATTCTACATTGAAATCTACGCGCTAGAAAACGATATTTATGAGCGCTTTGGGCTTTTTGAGAAACGAAACAGTCCCGACCTCGTTTCAGGTAAATTATTTCCCGACCTTAAAGTCTCGATGGCAGAGGTGTTTGCGCGATAG
- a CDS encoding ABC transporter permease, with translation MVAQRRKEICIRKVVGASVARVTVLLSLDFVKLVGIAFLIAFPVAYYLTYNWLQYYPYRTELHWHIFATGGFTAL, from the coding sequence ATGGTTGCTCAACGCCGCAAAGAGATCTGCATACGCAAAGTTGTAGGTGCAAGTGTTGCAAGAGTGACCGTGCTGCTGTCCCTAGATTTTGTAAAGCTGGTAGGCATCGCTTTTCTTATTGCATTTCCCGTTGCTTATTACTTGACTTATAATTGGTTACAGTATTATCCGTACCGCACAGAGTTACACTGGCACATTTTTGCTACCGGTGGTTTTACTGCTCTATAG
- a CDS encoding ABC transporter permease, producing the protein MLKNNFKIAWRNLIKSKIYSAINILGLALGMAVTIMIGLWINDEFTFNNAYTNKARIAQVWQSQTFNGQISTGQAIPLPLEFEVKEKHSDIFEHVVMSSWESAQFFNHGGESFSLNGFFMSKEILEVLDIEVIKGVERGLCDPKSLMISEQSAEALFGKEDPIGQLVSIDRGESLKVTAVYKNPPQHGSFSTMHYLMPWEYYTSSREWIRTNADNWDNNSFQMFVLLKEGVTMSQADAAIADTKKNAQPDNDHNPTLHINPMEEWHLYGEYIDGKKAGGRIENVWLFGIIGIFVLILACINFMNLSTARSEKRSLEVGIRKSIGSTRSQLIKQFLSESFLVVLLAYFLAIVIVIVSLSYFNEMANKNISFPYLNGWFWIFSLVFILVTALLAGSYPSLYLSSFTPVKVLKGTFKSGRYAALPRKILVVTQFTVSITLIIGTLIVLSQIEYSKNRPMGYDKAGLIQVPIFSHDFNGKYDFSRTQFMNCGAVTAFASSLSPVTEVWSNTAGYKWDGKPEGFQEDFAMTHVSWDYIETMGMEIIEGRDFSRNFATDSNAVILNETAVKYMQIQDPIGKLLIDNASDDPEPPLKIIGVVRDAIIQSPYEPVKQHIYPFDKYDNSAYYQMRLNPENSVAENLAIVEKVFKEHFPNVPFQYDFIDENFARKFENEERVAGLSKLFTILAIIISCLGLFGLASFVAEQRTKEIGVRKVLGASVANLWLLLSKDFLLLVCISILIAAPLAYYFMNGWIERFSYRTDISVDVFLLAGIGALILTLITVSFQAIKAAVANPVKSLKTE; encoded by the coding sequence ATGCTAAAAAACAATTTCAAAATAGCCTGGAGGAATCTGATTAAAAGTAAGATTTACTCTGCCATAAACATTCTAGGACTCGCACTAGGAATGGCCGTCACGATCATGATAGGTCTTTGGATTAATGACGAGTTCACATTTAACAATGCATACACTAACAAAGCTAGAATTGCCCAAGTATGGCAAAGCCAGACTTTTAATGGACAAATAAGTACCGGTCAAGCGATTCCACTACCGCTTGAGTTTGAGGTTAAGGAGAAACACTCTGATATTTTTGAGCATGTAGTAATGTCTAGCTGGGAAAGTGCCCAATTCTTCAATCACGGTGGCGAGAGCTTCTCTCTCAACGGTTTCTTTATGAGCAAGGAAATCTTAGAAGTGCTGGATATAGAGGTTATAAAGGGGGTTGAGCGAGGCCTTTGTGATCCAAAGAGCTTAATGATTTCTGAGCAGTCTGCCGAAGCCTTATTTGGGAAAGAAGATCCTATAGGTCAGCTGGTCAGTATAGACAGAGGGGAATCCCTCAAAGTTACGGCAGTTTATAAAAATCCACCTCAACACGGTTCTTTTTCCACTATGCACTATTTAATGCCCTGGGAATATTACACTTCTTCCAGAGAATGGATTAGAACCAATGCAGATAACTGGGACAACAACTCATTTCAAATGTTTGTTCTGCTCAAGGAAGGCGTCACCATGTCACAGGCAGACGCCGCAATCGCCGACACAAAAAAGAACGCACAACCAGATAATGATCACAACCCTACCCTACACATCAACCCCATGGAAGAGTGGCATCTATACGGTGAGTACATAGATGGTAAAAAAGCTGGCGGGCGTATCGAGAATGTTTGGCTATTTGGCATCATAGGAATATTTGTATTAATACTGGCATGCATTAACTTCATGAATTTAAGTACCGCGCGATCAGAAAAAAGATCTCTGGAAGTGGGTATTCGCAAATCCATAGGTTCCACTCGATCCCAACTCATCAAACAGTTTTTGAGCGAGTCGTTTCTAGTAGTTTTGTTAGCTTATTTTCTAGCCATTGTTATCGTTATAGTTTCATTGAGCTACTTCAATGAGATGGCCAATAAGAATATTTCTTTTCCCTATTTGAATGGCTGGTTCTGGATATTTTCCTTAGTATTCATTTTAGTTACCGCACTCCTGGCAGGTAGTTACCCATCGCTATACCTATCATCATTCACTCCAGTAAAAGTTTTGAAAGGAACTTTTAAATCTGGGCGTTATGCGGCATTACCTCGCAAGATACTTGTGGTGACCCAGTTTACGGTTTCAATTACCTTGATCATAGGAACCCTGATTGTATTAAGTCAAATTGAATACTCAAAGAACCGACCGATGGGATATGATAAAGCAGGCCTCATACAAGTACCCATCTTCAGTCATGACTTCAACGGAAAATATGATTTCAGTAGAACGCAATTCATGAATTGTGGAGCGGTTACAGCCTTTGCCAGTTCCCTGAGTCCGGTTACAGAGGTATGGTCTAACACCGCTGGATATAAATGGGATGGAAAACCAGAAGGATTTCAAGAAGATTTTGCCATGACGCATGTTTCATGGGATTACATAGAAACCATGGGGATGGAGATCATTGAAGGTAGGGATTTCAGCAGAAATTTTGCCACGGATTCTAATGCAGTCATCCTTAATGAAACTGCCGTAAAGTACATGCAAATTCAAGATCCAATAGGAAAACTACTCATAGATAACGCGAGCGATGATCCTGAACCACCTTTAAAAATAATAGGAGTGGTGAGAGATGCCATTATACAATCTCCGTACGAACCTGTAAAACAACACATCTACCCTTTTGACAAGTATGATAATTCTGCGTACTATCAAATGCGCTTGAACCCAGAAAATTCTGTAGCGGAAAACCTCGCTATAGTTGAAAAAGTATTTAAGGAACATTTCCCCAACGTACCCTTCCAGTACGATTTTATAGACGAGAATTTTGCTAGAAAATTTGAAAACGAGGAACGAGTTGCTGGATTATCAAAATTATTTACCATTCTCGCTATCATCATAAGTTGTTTAGGGTTATTCGGCCTCGCATCATTTGTGGCAGAGCAGCGTACTAAAGAGATAGGAGTACGCAAAGTATTAGGCGCTAGCGTTGCAAACCTGTGGTTGCTACTTTCCAAAGACTTCCTGCTGCTCGTATGCATCAGTATACTCATAGCGGCGCCACTCGCCTACTACTTTATGAACGGTTGGATCGAGCGCTTCAGTTACCGTACAGATATAAGTGTGGACGTGTTCCTACTAGCTGGAATCGGAGCTCTGATTTTGACCTTGATCACTGTGAGTTTTCAAGCTATCAAAGCTGCAGTGGCTAATCCTGTGAAGAGTTTGAAAACGGAGTAA
- a CDS encoding ABC transporter permease, with translation MLKNYFKIALRNLWKNKGYSLLNIAGLAIGITCAGLIFLWIEGELSYDQHIEDKHLVYSIPTNQKYDGEWRTFNQATPGPLAQVLKDEIPEVAKSGRMRNTDLLLTAGETALNGNSAYADEDIFDIFSLEFIAGNAERTFQNKKSIVLTQDLAVRLFQNQDPLNQTLLINKTESYQVTGVIKNIPESSTYTFDSFIPFENFTDGKEWTQGYDSNFTDAFVKLKPSADYTATNEKVKAVLPTKTNDPSTEAILFSAEDWHLRNTFKNGEIVGGQIEFIRLFAAIALIILIIACINFMNIATARSEKRANEVGMRKALGSSKNQLIFQFLSESLVTAFLAGVLSVGLLLLIIPEFNAMLNARVSLRLMDPLHIISLTSIILLCGLLAGLYPAFYLSSFKPVSVLKGAFKSSGGATFIRKGLVVAQFSVSIVFIISTILVYQQVQHVKNRDLGIDKDNLVEIPYTDQIIENFELIEQDLKSAGVISSAGLSNSQALSEGNNTSGLEWDGKPEDEDILVSFHTITKDYFKTTGLDILEGRGFSTDVAKDSTSILISKSFADLMKKEDIIGSIVTWGDMQLTVKGVVANYQYGDMYTDSDPVLFYHQKEGANYLYLKPAEGIDTHSVITEIEKVLDKHNEGYPLEYRFVDDEFEARFRSENLIGQLSQIFAVLAIFISCLGLFGLSAYTAEQRRKEIGVRKVLGSSVTNIVKLLSQDFLKLIGIAVVIAIPVGYLVMENWLQDFAYRIEINPLVFFLAAFSALAIALLTVSFQAIKAAVANPIKSLKTE, from the coding sequence ATGCTAAAAAACTATTTCAAAATCGCTTTGAGAAACCTTTGGAAAAACAAGGGATACTCTTTATTAAATATTGCAGGACTCGCTATAGGAATCACTTGTGCTGGATTGATTTTTCTATGGATTGAAGGTGAGCTGAGCTACGATCAGCATATTGAAGATAAACACCTTGTCTATTCAATACCTACAAATCAAAAATATGACGGAGAGTGGCGCACTTTTAATCAAGCGACTCCGGGACCTCTCGCACAAGTGCTGAAGGACGAAATTCCAGAAGTGGCAAAATCCGGAAGAATGCGCAATACAGATCTGTTACTAACCGCAGGAGAAACAGCTCTTAATGGCAATAGCGCCTATGCTGATGAAGATATTTTTGACATCTTCAGTCTTGAATTCATTGCTGGAAATGCGGAGCGTACGTTTCAAAACAAAAAGAGCATTGTTTTGACTCAAGACCTTGCAGTTAGACTTTTTCAAAATCAAGATCCATTAAACCAGACCTTACTCATTAACAAAACCGAGAGCTATCAAGTGACGGGAGTCATTAAAAATATACCTGAGTCCTCTACTTACACTTTCGATTCATTTATACCCTTCGAGAATTTTACAGATGGCAAGGAGTGGACTCAAGGCTACGACAGCAATTTCACAGATGCTTTTGTAAAACTTAAGCCCAGCGCTGATTACACCGCAACAAATGAAAAGGTAAAAGCCGTTTTACCTACAAAAACCAACGATCCAAGTACAGAAGCCATACTATTTTCTGCAGAAGACTGGCATCTGAGGAATACGTTTAAAAATGGTGAAATTGTAGGTGGGCAAATAGAATTTATAAGGTTGTTTGCCGCAATTGCCTTGATCATACTCATCATTGCCTGTATCAATTTTATGAATATCGCAACTGCTCGCAGCGAGAAGAGGGCAAATGAAGTAGGCATGCGCAAGGCGCTTGGCTCAAGTAAGAATCAGTTGATTTTTCAATTTTTATCAGAGTCGCTGGTCACTGCGTTTCTAGCCGGAGTCTTGAGCGTGGGGCTTTTACTCTTGATCATTCCGGAATTTAACGCTATGCTCAACGCTCGAGTCTCGCTTAGACTTATGGATCCTTTGCATATCATAAGTTTGACCTCTATAATTTTGTTATGTGGTTTGCTAGCGGGACTTTACCCAGCATTTTATCTGTCTTCGTTCAAACCTGTATCCGTTTTAAAAGGTGCCTTTAAATCAAGTGGAGGCGCTACGTTCATACGCAAGGGACTTGTGGTTGCTCAATTTTCAGTATCCATCGTTTTTATCATCAGTACGATACTGGTATATCAACAGGTACAGCATGTTAAAAACAGGGATTTGGGAATCGATAAAGACAATCTGGTCGAAATCCCTTATACGGATCAAATCATTGAAAATTTCGAATTGATCGAGCAAGACTTGAAATCGGCTGGTGTAATTTCTAGTGCGGGTCTTAGCAATTCGCAAGCGCTTTCTGAAGGGAACAACACTTCTGGACTAGAATGGGACGGCAAGCCAGAAGATGAAGATATTCTCGTTTCCTTCCATACAATCACAAAAGATTATTTTAAAACTACTGGTTTAGATATTCTGGAAGGTCGAGGTTTCTCAACTGACGTGGCTAAAGATTCAACCAGTATCCTTATCTCAAAATCCTTTGCTGATCTCATGAAAAAGGAAGATATCATAGGCTCTATTGTAACCTGGGGCGATATGCAACTTACCGTAAAAGGAGTCGTAGCAAATTATCAATATGGCGACATGTATACAGATAGTGATCCCGTGCTGTTTTATCACCAGAAAGAAGGCGCTAACTACCTCTACCTAAAACCTGCTGAAGGCATTGATACCCACAGCGTCATCACAGAGATTGAAAAGGTTTTGGATAAACATAATGAAGGCTACCCTCTTGAATATCGATTTGTGGACGATGAGTTTGAGGCACGTTTCAGAAGTGAGAACCTGATCGGTCAGCTATCACAAATCTTTGCTGTACTGGCAATTTTCATATCGTGTTTGGGGCTTTTTGGACTATCGGCCTACACGGCAGAGCAGCGTCGCAAAGAAATAGGTGTACGCAAAGTACTAGGCTCCAGCGTTACAAATATCGTGAAATTGCTGTCACAAGACTTCTTGAAACTCATAGGGATTGCAGTGGTAATCGCCATCCCAGTCGGCTATCTCGTTATGGAAAATTGGCTGCAGGATTTTGCCTACCGCATTGAGATCAATCCGCTCGTATTTTTCTTGGCTGCTTTTTCAGCACTTGCTATAGCCCTGCTCACGGTGAGCTTCCAGGCCATAAAAGCAGCAGTTGCAAATCCCATCAAAAGCTTGAAAACGGAATAG
- a CDS encoding ABC transporter ATP-binding protein produces MIKIIDLEKYYATEEVRTVALNKLSFHVNEGEFVAIMGPSGCGKSTLLNILGLLDDPDGGSFIFNGTEVSGYNERKRSQLRKHNIGFVFQSFNLIDELTVFENVELPLIYTNVKTSERKKRVDEVLEKMQIMHRRNHFPQQLSGGQQQRVAVARAVINNPKLILADEPTGNLDSSNGNEVMDLLTELNAAGTTIVMVTHSEHDAKYSHRIIRMLDGQKVTENVLSEYKAKATAAV; encoded by the coding sequence ATGATAAAGATTATAGACCTTGAAAAATATTATGCTACAGAAGAAGTACGCACCGTAGCTCTCAATAAACTATCCTTTCACGTAAATGAAGGAGAATTTGTCGCGATTATGGGACCATCTGGTTGTGGAAAATCTACCTTACTCAATATCCTAGGATTGCTGGATGATCCAGACGGCGGGAGCTTTATCTTCAACGGCACCGAGGTGAGCGGTTATAACGAGCGTAAACGTTCCCAGTTGCGCAAGCACAATATTGGATTCGTTTTTCAGAGTTTCAACCTAATCGATGAGCTGACCGTTTTTGAAAACGTTGAGTTACCGTTGATCTACACAAATGTGAAGACATCAGAGCGCAAAAAACGCGTAGATGAGGTACTTGAAAAAATGCAGATCATGCACCGTCGCAATCATTTCCCGCAACAGCTATCAGGTGGTCAGCAGCAGCGTGTGGCCGTCGCTAGAGCTGTAATCAATAATCCCAAGCTCATCCTTGCCGATGAACCTACGGGTAATCTGGACAGCAGTAACGGTAACGAGGTCATGGATCTGCTTACTGAACTCAATGCCGCTGGAACAACTATAGTTATGGTAACACATAGTGAACACGATGCCAAGTACAGCCACCGCATCATTAGGATGCTGGACGGTCAGAAAGTGACTGAAAATGTGCTTTCAGAATATAAAGCAAAAGCAACGGCAGCGGTATAG
- a CDS encoding efflux RND transporter periplasmic adaptor subunit, translated as MDIPLEKKRFNLRKILMIAGGVAIIALIVFVLLSTTGASKLNVEKERLSINEVTLGVFQENIPVNGVVLPKNTIYLDALEGGRVEEKFVEDGAMMKKGEPIMRLSNTDLELSLVNQETSVYNLLTQMQISQNQARQNTINRLNQNTDVENSLIEAKRVYDLNKRLYEKGVIAKQVFIQSENNYNYQKERMELSKQILAQDSLAVQIENNQAQSSYARTQNALELMRRKVADLVVRAPVDGQLTSLDAEIGQSINKGARLGQIDVLDGFKVRVDIDEHYISRIYAGQRGTFDMDSKTYELEIKKVYSQVNNGRFQVDMTFVNATPEEIRRGQSLQIRLALSQEKEALLVSKGGFFQETGGNWIFKVSQDGDRAYKVPIKLGSQNTKYYEVLEGLQPGDRVITNSYDSYGDVEELVLN; from the coding sequence ATGGATATACCCTTAGAAAAGAAAAGATTCAACTTACGGAAGATACTAATGATCGCAGGTGGTGTGGCAATTATTGCCCTGATCGTTTTTGTTTTACTTTCTACCACGGGAGCATCAAAATTAAACGTTGAAAAAGAAAGGTTGTCCATAAATGAGGTAACACTAGGTGTTTTTCAGGAAAACATACCTGTGAACGGCGTAGTCCTGCCTAAAAACACCATTTATCTAGATGCACTTGAAGGTGGTCGTGTTGAGGAAAAATTTGTCGAAGATGGCGCCATGATGAAAAAAGGTGAACCCATTATGAGATTGTCAAACACCGACTTAGAATTAAGCCTAGTCAATCAAGAAACGTCGGTGTACAATCTCTTGACACAAATGCAGATCTCCCAGAATCAAGCGCGTCAAAATACCATCAACCGCCTGAACCAAAATACTGATGTTGAAAACAGTCTTATCGAAGCTAAGCGCGTGTACGACCTTAATAAAAGACTGTATGAAAAAGGCGTTATTGCTAAACAGGTATTCATTCAGTCTGAGAACAATTACAACTACCAGAAAGAACGTATGGAACTTTCTAAACAGATCCTTGCACAAGATTCACTTGCCGTTCAGATTGAGAACAATCAAGCACAGAGTTCCTACGCCCGCACACAAAATGCACTTGAACTAATGCGTAGGAAAGTGGCAGATCTTGTAGTACGTGCTCCGGTAGATGGTCAGCTCACCTCGCTAGATGCAGAAATCGGGCAATCCATAAATAAGGGAGCTCGTCTGGGACAAATAGATGTTCTCGATGGATTTAAAGTGCGTGTGGATATAGACGAGCATTACATCTCCCGCATCTACGCAGGTCAGCGTGGAACTTTTGACATGGATTCAAAAACCTATGAACTGGAGATCAAAAAGGTGTACAGCCAGGTGAACAATGGACGCTTTCAGGTGGATATGACTTTTGTAAACGCCACACCAGAAGAGATAAGAAGAGGACAAAGCCTGCAAATAAGACTGGCTTTGAGCCAAGAGAAAGAAGCGCTTCTCGTATCAAAAGGTGGTTTTTTCCAAGAAACAGGCGGAAACTGGATTTTCAAAGTGAGCCAAGATGGTGATCGGGCATACAAAGTACCCATAAAACTGGGAAGCCAGAATACTAAATACTATGAAGTTCTTGAAGGATTACAGCCTGGCGATCGTGTCATCACAAATAGCTATGATAGCTACGGTGATGTAGAAGAACTTGTACTGAATTGA